The Cryptomeria japonica chromosome 6, Sugi_1.0, whole genome shotgun sequence genomic interval TGCTTAATCACCTTTGTGCATAATTAATGTGGAGGCTATCACAGTGATGTTGAACTTTTGTTATTGTTGTAGCGATTTTGCCTGCCTTAACACTAGATTGTTGCCTTTTGGAGTATTTTCATAGCTGTAGCTGGATATGCTGGTTTATATGTTTGTTTTAAGGAAACATTTTGCCTGCTTATAAGGAAATATGATGCCACAAAGCAATCATGCTTAGGTTATGCTAAAAATGATTCAATCCTGGATGGTTTATTGGATTACAACATGACCTACTACCTGAGCCATAAATCTCTAATGCATGTCAAAAATCACAATATCAATTGTTTCTGTCACAAATGGAATTTGCACTGGCAACCAAAAATATGtgcattttcattcaaattttgggAATCCAGTAGCAACTAAGCAAACTTAGTCATTACTATATATGACATGTAAGTTGGTAATAACATTTTAAAGTCTAGGTTGTTAGTCTTAGCAGCAATGTTGCTGGGAATTTATCAACTCTGCCTATTTGTCAGCTTTAGAAATGCTTGAAATTAATGCTTATAAAACTGCTAGAAATGTTTGCAATGTACCATAAGCAAAATTTCATTGATTCATATTCTTGAATTGTCGAGAAACATTGACTATGTTTTTGATGGATAGGGAAAATAAAAAATGCTCTTTTAATAGCAAATTTTATTCCATTTCTTTTGTGTGTAATCTCATTCTTCagttgttttgaaatgttttttaagTTGTTGGACAATCAGATTGCCCATGTATTTGTTACTCTCCTTTTCAAGCTTGATAAACTAAACAGAATCATGCAAGATGTCATATAAAATGGAAATAGGTATGCTTCATCAAGTACATTGGCATCTTTTGTATTTTCAAAATATTGCAAATGTTGTGACATGCGTCAAAGAGAGTTGGTAGCATAAAAGGATTCTTTCTCTCACTACGTGAACCACACAATTTTTTCTTTATCCTCTTGTATGAAACACTTAAATGTGGGTTTATACATaggttttgatttgattttaacaTACTATATATTTAGTGCCCCAGCATATCAATCTCAAGTCAAATTCCATGTGATAGTCTCATTAATGACAATTATATACTTCATGTTTTCTGTAAATTCTATCTAATAGTCTTTGTAATTGTAAACAACATAATATATATCAGTGGGAAAGGCATTCCAATTTTTAATATTGACAAGATCTCCTCCTGGTAGTTAGGCATCTACAATAGTACAAAGCTAGGTATTATAGGAACTGGGAGGCAGGTTTTTTTGTCATGAAGTCTGGGGATTAGCAACTAAGGCTTTGGTACTGTATATGGTACATGAACTTTGTCTTTTTTAAAagaatttgttttatttaatattgCATCTTATGGTTCTGCTACCATCGTTTGCTGATGGGTATGAGTTTCAGGCGGGCTTCATGAGTAACTCTACTTGTCTAGATGATGGTGTATGTAGAATAGAAAGAGCATTTGGTAAGTATTTTTACCTAACAGTGCAATAACAATAAAAAGTTGATATCCATTTAAATTATTGCTTTTTTATCATTACCATTTTATCGTATGTTTAGAATTGGCACAATGACAGATAAAATGAATGTGTCAATGACTGGGCTTAAACATGGCATGCTTTATACATTACCTCCATGTGATAAAATAATTATTAGGTCTCAATGGTGCCATGTTATGGCCATTCTCTTTAGGGTCATCAAATATCTGAAGTGGCAACCATCCATAGTTGCCTACTTTTTTGCACCATTCTCAATATTGTTTTAAATTTGTTTGTCATGTAATCTTTTTACATCTTATCATGTTAAGGGACAACTTCTTTGATGTTTCTACTCTTTAATGAGTCATTTTTGAGAGTAAGGTGTTAGGATGTGTTGAAAAATTTAGGTacaaaaataaatgaataataaatcaCTTATTTTGCTCCATATGAGCATGGGCTATTGGGGAGGGTCATTGCCCCTGAAAATCAGTAACGTCTGAATGTTTCCTCTTGGCCAAGAGATGATATAGCCATCTTTTTCCACCTTTTGTGAAGGGGAATTACTTAGATATTTAGCTGATAATCTCTAGTTCTTTTTCTCAAGGAATTAGGGAAACTTATCCCCTTTCCAAGTGAAACATGGATTTCCTTTCTTAGACCTAGAGTTGCAGAAAAGTGTAGTTTATAGaaataaacaaaaatgataaataatttttatatggCCAATTGCTTTGACTTCATACCATATTTTGGTGGCATGTGACACATGAAGTATCAAAATTCGTGACTGCATGAACCCCTATAGCATCTGCTATTGATACTGGTTTTCACCCCTTTACCAAGTTAGGGAGTAAACCAAAACCTTGCAAATTTACTGACATCCAGAAtacaaaataatgttttatttaacaAGCTTAGGAGCAGAACAATCTTTTCTAATCCACCTCTACATGCAATGATCCAAATAAGTGGCGTCATTCTGACCAATATGGTCAATGTGTGTTGTTCTGGTACATTggatgaaaaaatatttaaaaatcggCAAAATCGTGATTTATCGGGAGTAAATTTGCCAGAGGATTAAATCTTCTTAAAAATCACGGTCgttttttttgtaaaaattgcaatcttCGAAGAGAATAAATCGCGATAAAATGGGGAAAAATCGCATCTCAAAAAGcgatatcattttttatttattgcaACCCTAAAAAGTGAGTTCATTTTTTACGCACGGGCTATTTCATTTTTTTCTAAGCGCACGAGTCTTCACCCGACAGCTGACGGCATTTGTGGACTGAATCTGGATTCGACGGGAGGTTGCACAGCTAAGAGTAGAAGACTCTTCTTTATTTAAGTGTTTCAACTTTCACGGAAATAAGCCACTAGTAAAATGAAGCTGCCATGGATAATAGGGTATTGAAATCTGATGTGGAAGCACTGAGAGCAAAGGTTTCCAacataatgtttaatttatttctGCCTTGTCGTTTTAGACTTCATTtctaatcaatttttatttttatttattttaatctagcaTTGTTATCAGATCTCAGTAGCAATTTAATCTTTTTGACTTTTAAGGATAATCTCTGATGCCTATAAACTtataaacatgcatttattgcaTTTTTaagaatatttgaaaaaattatatattttcaaatgtttgataaatTTGCCTATTTATTGCccattttttcccgattttttgccCAGTCTCGATTTTAAAAAAATTTTGGCTGaaaagatttattgccgattaagaGTTTTTCATCGTTGGACTTAGAATAACCGATTTTCACAATGCAACTAATTTCCATAGTTTAACTACTCTGTACTACAGTCTGCAAGAGTTTTTTTTACTGTTACCTTAGTATATTGTTCAAATATAAATGAGGGTTTTCACTCCATGGCCAAGTTAGGGAGTAAATCAAAACCTTGCCAATCTGTACTTGCACCTAGAATTCAAAAGCAATAATTTATTTCAACAATCCCAGGAGTACACCAAACTTTGCTAATTCACCTCTACATATATATGAACCAAATAAAGGGTGCCATTCTGACAGATATAATCCAAATATGTTTTACCTAGACATTGAGAGGCAACCGATtttcataattcaatcaatttcagtaaTTTAACCACTCTGTATGTCAGTCAACTTGAAGGACACAAATAAGAGTTAAATGTAGAGTTTGCACCCTACTATTTCAAATGTTGATTTATAGTAAGCTCAAATCTGTATCTATCAAAGTATCTTCAGGAAAACCAAGAAATGACCTTGGCAGACTGAGTTGCACTAGCTGTGCATTCAATCCAGGATAATTTTAATTAAGTATTTGGATGACAAACATCAGCTCAATCAAAGACCAAAGTTACATGGGTGACTCCTACTGAAAGAATGATCAAGAGGCCTGTCTTTTATAGTTGGCCCGCTTGCCTTATTAATATGCAAGCCCAGAGAGACATCAACAATTTTCCTTTTAGAACAAGCAGGTTTTGATTAAGAGCTCCACTAGACGAGGATGACTCAAGCTAGTACTGGCATTGGTGGCTCTACCTTGCAGTCCACCCAACCTTCCACTCAGCATACCCTTTGTCTTCCCACCTTCTTTTATAGTGGGTCTGCTAGCCCAATTAATAAGTAAGCCTGGAGAGACATCAACAAGTCTTCCTCCCACCTGACACCATTGCTTCCCACCTTCTTTTATAGTGGGTCTGCTTGCCTTATTAATAAGTAAGCCTGGAGAGACATCAACAAGTCTTCCTCACACCTGACACCATTGCTTCTCACCTTCTTTAATAGTGGGTCTGCTTGCCCTATTAATAAGTAAGCCTGGAGAGACTTCAACTGTTTTTCTTTCGGAAGCAAGCGGGTTTTGCTTAGGAGCTCCCCCAGACGAGGGTGACTCAAGCTATTACTGGCGTTGGAGTCTCTTCCTTACAGTCAGAGGAATCTGTCTTACCTCTTGTATTGTCATCACCCCTTTCTACATGAAAGTACCCTTGGATCATCTCCCCATCAATCTTACTCTTGTTGTTTCATATTGTTCATCAAGTAGAAACCTGTAAAGGCTAGTGATTGTACACTGCTATCATTTTTTGTCCTGGATTCTTCCCTGTTTCAGTAAAGCCTACCatgtcaaaaaccaaaaaaccaTAAATTATAATTTAAGGTCAGCAAAACTAAAACTCCTGGTGTAAAAAGTCCTCAGTAATTGAGATTCCAGGACAAGTACAAATTCAAGAAATATTTatatgaaataaaacaatttgatAGATAGGCCTCAGAGCCTAGCAGTTATCTACGTTAGCCATAATCTGTGATTTCTTAAGTCTACCTTGGCTTGACTAGGGATCATCCATATATCAGGCCAATAAGGTATTTGTTACTAGCTGACATATCCTAAACATATCTATCTTAAAAATGCTGAGAGATATCAATCTCAAGGCAGCTTTTACACCAAAACCAAGATAGGCACCTCAAGATTGACgtttctctctctgtctctctctctataTAGAGCTAAtgtctaaattcttttctttttctttctaaacACATCACCTACACCAACCCAGCTATAGCTGTAGGTTATTCCTGTTGGTGTAATTATCAACTTTGGAACTCTGTATGCAAAATGTAGACCAAAGGTTTCAGGAAGAGCATATTAACTTATTTGGCTAGTATACCCTTTCCTTTCTGTTTTACAGTTGGTCTTACAAATGTTAATGCTTAATGATAGACAGAACCTGAACAGAGGGACCTATACAATATCCATTCAGCCTTTAGTCAGTAGAAGTGTTAAGGTATGAGGTGCAGCTACTTCCTGGTTGTTTGGAGGGCTAGAAACTTGTGGGTCTTAAAAATTCTTGCTAGCATACTCATAAATGACTTCTAAGTTGTCTGTAGGTGGAAGGCAATCGGCATGCTTGCTACATAATAAAAAACTTGATTGTCTTGCGGTATGCTGCATAAGCTGTTCTGAAATGAAGGATGTGTCTAGGTACTAATCTCCCGTAGTTCATAACTAATCTTTTCTATCATCTCCATGTTTTGCCACATGATTATATTCCTCAAAATCTTCAGGATGTCCTCAGTGTCAAAGTTAGATTGCATTTAAAGATTATTGCACAATGTACAAAAGGAAGCTAAATTGTCACATGGATATGGAATCTATGTTGCAAAAGATCTTGTTCATGGacaaaaaatgtgaaaaaataagAGTATTAAACTGAAGTTGAATTTAATTGAGAGCATCTATATAGAAAACCTGATTTCAGGTTGATATATTCAATGACGATGTCTTTCTTGCTTTTTTTGCTTAGTAGTTCATTTGCATTTTGCATCAAATCATGATGCTAGTTATCTTGTGAGAATATTGGTATATATTCAATGTGAAAAAATAAGAGTATTAAACTGAAGTTGAATTTAATTGAGAGCATCTATATAGAAAACCTGATTTCAGGTTGATATATTCGATGACAATGTCTTTCTTGCTTTTTTTGCTTAGTAGTTCATTTGCATTTTGCATCAAATCATGATGCTAGTTATCTTGTGAGAATGTTCTAGAGTTATTTTTGACCATTATTCTCTCCTATGATTACTTGTGAGTCTAAATTCGTAATATTAAATAATTGCACACAGTTGAATTAGACAGACTTAGTATGTTATAAAATGATTTATGGGATTTTGAAATTGGATTTGAAATTAGATCAAAGTTTAACCATCCTTTGTATGATCCATGAAATCCTAGGTTTTTTGATAATAACATATATTGAATGGTGTGCTGACATATGTATCTTTGCTATGGTTTCAGATCTGCATGGCCCTGAGAATTCCTTTCCTTTGTCCCCACAGTGGTTGCTTCCAAAGCCGGGGGAGAATAAGCTGGGAGTGACAACAGGGGTACTTTCTTGTCTTGCACTTTTCACTTTTTTGTGTTCCACATTGAATTTTTCATTATTCTATATTGATATTTTGCATTGTATATATCTACTTTGTTTCTTACCCAGTTGAATattatattttgaaaaatatttgctgTACTTTTGGAACTTtaggtttatccttgttgtttgtaTGATAGGTGTTTTCATGTTTGTTTCAGAGATGATGTTTATTTATAGGAGGATGATTTCACAACAATATTTTTGTTTCAAAATCGTGCTTTGCATAGAGTACCATAGCAGTTTTTTTTTATCTGCTGAGTTTACCTCTGATACATGCAGTTATAATGAACACTTTTCTTTCTTTTGTCAATATATTGATGCAGGTGGGTATACAGGAACATCCTGTGAACTGTAGCCCCAGTCAAGGAAGTCGCAATGAGCTTTTAGCTAAAGCATATGGGAATGGGGAAGAGACGTCTGATACAGAGAAAAGGAAAGATATCTGGCGATCTACCTCTGTGGAAGCTGAAACAATGCGCCGTGAAAATTGGCGGGATGAAGAAAGGGAGAATACTAGTGTTCGACGGGACCGGTGGAGAGGTGACAAGGAAACGAGTGACCATCGCAGGACAGAGCGCTGGGAAGATAATCTTATGGCAAGAAGTCCTGGGGAGATTAGGCGACTCTCTTCAGATCGTTGGAATGACACTGGAAATCGTGAAACTAATTACGAGACACGTCGTGAAAGTAAGTGGGATACTCGTTGGGGACGAGAAGACAAGGATACGGAGAATCGGCGTGAAAAGTGGCTAGAACCTGGCAAGGATGGGGAGGGGCAACGAGAGAAAGGTTTACTTATGGTGTCTGACAATAATAAGGATTCTGAAAGGGAAACTGAGCATAACCCGCGCCCATGGAGGTCAAATTCTCTACAAAATCGAGCACGAGGTGAAGGATCTTACCTATCAACTCCAACTCCAAATAAACATACTCAGGGCTTTTCATTTGGTAGGGGGCGGAGTGATATGGCTAGTCCAGGCTTTACTGCTGGTCGTGGCCGAGGAAATCATAGTGCAAGCAGTTTAATATCGAATTCTTCAAACTATAATTCTCTTGGTGGATCTTCAGAAAGGTGGGATACTAATCTGGGGAATGGATCTACATTAAAATACTCTAGGGCAAAATTATTGGATATTTACCGTAAATGTGTCATGAGGCCTTCTTTTGCAAGACCCCCTGATGGGTTTACTGAAGCTCCATCCCTAACACAAACAGACACATTGGAACCATTGGCTCTTTCCTCTCCCAGCCCTGAAGAGGAGGTAAAGagaccactcttttgatttctcaaAATCCTCTTTTTAATTCTGGATGCTTTTTGTGTTTAGTAGATGAATTGATTGTCACGTAAACTTTTTTCTGATTATGTTTCTGCTATACATTTTTGTCAGGCTATAATAGAAGGAATTAACAGGGGAGATATAGTAAGTAGTGGGGCTCCTCAATATTCTAAAGATGGGACACTAAACCGAAACCGGGAGGATGTGTCAAATAATCGAAGACAAAGACCTGGTATGCTcttctttatgtttcattttgttgtttctttGATTCAGTGCCTACAATCAATCAGCATATTTGCAATGTCAATTGTActtattttttttgaaatccacTGAAAATTTAAGCAGGAAGTAGAGGAGATGGGACATCTACAATGGATTCTCACAGAGAAGACAACTCCAATGATTTGAAAGTCAAGAATTGTAATTATAAAGATACTGACATAATTGACAAGAGCACAGATCTCTTTTTAAGAGATTTAAAGATTGGAGGAATTCAAGAACAGCAGCTTTTAGATGATAATGACATGGATATTGAAGGTATTCATTTTAAATTGAAGCAAAAGATTTAatcttccctttcttttgaaatACAAACCTTTTGAATGACAGCTGAATGAAAATTGTTTAGACTGAGTGGAAACAGCTAGCTTTTATGTGGATTTTAGGGATCATTTGAATATCACTACcaacttttttctttgtttttgtagtCTCCAAGAATGAAGAATTACATCATAAGCATAGAGATGATTCAAGTCAGGGCTCTGCCACCCACATTAGTGGGCCATGGAGGTCAGGTGCTGCTGCGGAAGAGATACAGGGATCTTTACATGATTGGCAGGACATCAAATCTGAAATTCCATCTCAAGAATCCAATGCAAATAATGCAGTCTGGCCAAGGTCAGGGGCAAATAGAGATTATGATCATGAAAGGAATGCCCCGGGAACAGTGGTTTCTACTTCAAGCGAAGATGGGATGAGATGGCATCTACATGAGGCTCTACAGGTTGACACACGTCGACTTAAACACCATCCATCGATGGGAAGCAACAGGATGCTTGCCACTGAAGGCACTTATGTGGATCGGGAGAAGGTGGCTGCCAGAGAAGGTATTCGACATATTCCACCAGAAGAGTTGTCCCTATTTTACAAAGATCCACAGGGTGATATTCAGGGTCCATTCTCTGGGGCTGATATGATAGGCTGGTATGAAGCTGGATATTTTGGTATAGATTTGCCAGTTCGTCCGGAAAGTGCTCCAGTGGATGTGCCTTTCAAGTGCTTGGGAGATGTTATGCCACATCTTCGGATGAAAGCTAAAGCTCCTCCTGGGTTTGGCATCCCAAAACTAGGTGATGCTACTGATGTAACAATTGCTAATAAATTCAGCATCCATGCAAAGGGGCAAGGCAATATTATTGACAGTGGCTTTGAGCTTTCCCAGAATGAACAGAAAGGCAAAATGGATACATTAAAAGCTGAGAAAAGTTTTATGGAATCACTTATTAATGGAACTTTCAAAAATCCTCAGCCAGTTGAACATGTAGAAGGTTGTTTACTGATACTTAAAGTTGTTGGTTGAGTTAGTTTGCAGATAATTTCTCAGGTCTTATACTCAAGAAATGTTTGATAATTTCATGGATTGAGTATTGTTGCATTTTTTAAGGTTTTCTGGTATATTAGTTAAAAACTTTGCATTGAATGTATCTCAGAAAAAGAAACAAATTGTTTCTTAAAGCAGTTTTTCTGATTGGCACTTATTTTGTAGGAGCGTCGCTTGGATTCCAAGGGCTCAGTCCTGGTGGAACATCATTGATTGCAACAGAAAGTGGATTAGACATGAATTATGGAATTGGCCGAAGGATATCTCCATATCATTCTGTGGAACGGCAGAAATCTCTCCCAAACCTTTTTCCTTATGGCTGGTCGACAGGAGATACATCATCTTTGGCAGCTAATAGTGAAAGTATGACTGATATTGGAAAATCATTGCCTCAGTTCACTGCTATGACATCGGATATTTCCCATAACATATCTCATGGCAATCAACATGGAGATGTTATGTCTATTCTGCAGGGTGTTTCTGATACTAATGTTGTTTCACCTATGAACAAAGCAGTTAATCTATGGGCAAATTATGGAGATCCACAATCTCGGGGAAATCTTGGTCGTGGTGGCTTAGATATTCCTCGTCAAGATCAGGTAGATATGCACCATCTACAGCGATTTAGTCCAGTTCAATCTGTGTTTCCATTGCAGCACCAGAGACAGCAGCAGCAACATCAGCCACTTATGCAACATCTAATGTCTCCGACTTTGGAAAATCGTTCTGGTGGTGTACCACTGGAGCAACTTCTGCCTTCTGGCCTTCCACAAGATCCACATACTTTGAACTTAATTCACCACCAACAACAGCAGCAGCTTTTACTCTCTCAGCTTCAGCTACGCTCTCAGGCTTCATTGCCATCCCAGGCATCTCTGCTTGATCAGATTTTTATGCTTGAACAGCAAAAACAGCAGCAGCAGCAGCTCTTACCTCAGGCTCTATTGGAGCAGATAGCACGTCAGCAACGTCAGGAACCATCTTATGACAGAGCACAGGCACCTGGATCTGTTGGAAATGCTTCAGCAGATCATGGCATGTTTAGGCAACCTAGTGATCCATTTATGATGAATGCCAAGATGCCTCAGCATGTGCCCCCTCAACCTTCAGTAATTGATAATCTTTTCAACCTAATGAATCAGCAAGGCTCTAAAGGAACAAATCTGTCTCAGCAGGTTGAATTGGATGGAAATCTCAAACTCAATCAAGTGGCATCCTTTACAACACCACAAACTACAGTTGAGTTTAGCCAGCCATCTCCTGTTTGGGGAGTTGCTGAACAAGACAAATTTGACCAAATTCGGGCATCATCTTTTTTGCCTACATGTGAAATCTTAGAAAAG includes:
- the LOC131051224 gene encoding protein ESSENTIAL FOR POTEXVIRUS ACCUMULATION 1 isoform X1, with amino-acid sequence MAGERAELTLRRMDSIKAKDLHGPENSFPLSPQWLLPKPGENKLGVTTGVGIQEHPVNCSPSQGSRNELLAKAYGNGEETSDTEKRKDIWRSTSVEAETMRRENWRDEERENTSVRRDRWRGDKETSDHRRTERWEDNLMARSPGEIRRLSSDRWNDTGNRETNYETRRESKWDTRWGREDKDTENRREKWLEPGKDGEGQREKGLLMVSDNNKDSERETEHNPRPWRSNSLQNRARGEGSYLSTPTPNKHTQGFSFGRGRSDMASPGFTAGRGRGNHSASSLISNSSNYNSLGGSSERWDTNLGNGSTLKYSRAKLLDIYRKCVMRPSFARPPDGFTEAPSLTQTDTLEPLALSSPSPEEEAIIEGINRGDIVSSGAPQYSKDGTLNRNREDVSNNRRQRPAGSRGDGTSTMDSHREDNSNDLKVKNCNYKDTDIIDKSTDLFLRDLKIGGIQEQQLLDDNDMDIEVSKNEELHHKHRDDSSQGSATHISGPWRSGAAAEEIQGSLHDWQDIKSEIPSQESNANNAVWPRSGANRDYDHERNAPGTVVSTSSEDGMRWHLHEALQVDTRRLKHHPSMGSNRMLATEGTYVDREKVAAREGIRHIPPEELSLFYKDPQGDIQGPFSGADMIGWYEAGYFGIDLPVRPESAPVDVPFKCLGDVMPHLRMKAKAPPGFGIPKLGDATDVTIANKFSIHAKGQGNIIDSGFELSQNEQKGKMDTLKAEKSFMESLINGTFKNPQPVEHVEGASLGFQGLSPGGTSLIATESGLDMNYGIGRRISPYHSVERQKSLPNLFPYGWSTGDTSSLAANSESMTDIGKSLPQFTAMTSDISHNISHGNQHGDVMSILQGVSDTNVVSPMNKAVNLWANYGDPQSRGNLGRGGLDIPRQDQVDMHHLQRFSPVQSVFPLQHQRQQQQHQPLMQHLMSPTLENRSGGVPLEQLLPSGLPQDPHTLNLIHHQQQQQLLLSQLQLRSQASLPSQASLLDQIFMLEQQKQQQQQLLPQALLEQIARQQRQEPSYDRAQAPGSVGNASADHGMFRQPSDPFMMNAKMPQHVPPQPSVIDNLFNLMNQQGSKGTNLSQQVELDGNLKLNQVASFTTPQTTVEFSQPSPVWGVAEQDKFDQIRASSFLPTCEILEKVSKEQQMLHQSGKGSSNDPLSNFSSELNSQVVPQVERIPTDSLSLRNADVTEKDAATTDMLMSSVSNPLVGYSTEQVMENMNRIEMEESMTLVIDEPIFQEKPARNDTQALVEINLIEAPEVKKSTEKRSRRQKSSKMSSERQKGQPDVINRHEVKQGTENSKEVTPNQTSEDTNSSSVLHDPVLQSPITQILPAPMSISSSGENLIIERIAAANVDLQSKNMVISSLSQRAWKPAPCPKPKSLLEIQEEEQKQKAESEKVVTEVAVLSAVTNLSTPWGGAVIGSEKPSREGQHDANVAAASVLHSGSGNLDNGFVRTRKSHLHDLLAEEVLAKTSQPILEPSVAANVEKPSELLPVSAVLLPPEVSAGDDSEFVEARESKKNRKRANKGKNAAVAKASTVASSEPPVSSVAVEKNKAARQIQQDKEVLSVPPSGPSLGDFLPWKTESSTSPPAPAWSVDVAKLTKTASLREIQKEQERKLALSMQSQQQVVAPPKVQASRSLSGNSSLWSVPKSATPTQSIAIPSSSSRSKPEDELFWGPVNPSKQEIERPEFPSLITGKSLTPKSSIAKASSGLSSSRKASAALVTANKSSDLPLSSSVKGKKQLVSKYSEAKDFHDWCEAELSRLIGNNDTKVLEYCLKQSTSEAEMLLVENLGSFDPEREFIDKVLKYKELLPADVIDMAFSQRDVQVLSSMHVQSQDANTTDIHSRRSNLESRSGRDSDIFAIDNDIDGSVRGGKKKGKKGKKVNPAVLGFSVESTTRIMKGEIQSADD
- the LOC131051224 gene encoding protein ESSENTIAL FOR POTEXVIRUS ACCUMULATION 1 isoform X2; this translates as MAGERAELTLRRMDSIKAKDLHGPENSFPLSPQWLLPKPGENKLGVTTGVGIQEHPVNCSPSQGSRNELLAKAYGNGEETSDTEKRKDIWRSTSVEAETMRRENWRDEERENTSVRRDRWRGDKETSDHRRTERWEDNLMARSPGEIRRLSSDRWNDTGNRETNYETRRESKWDTRWGREDKDTENRREKWLEPGKDGEGQREKGLLMVSDNNKDSERETEHNPRPWRSNSLQNRARGEGSYLSTPTPNKHTQGFSFGRGRSDMASPGFTAGRGRGNHSASSLISNSSNYNSLGGSSERWDTNLGNGSTLKYSRAKLLDIYRKCVMRPSFARPPDGFTEAPSLTQTDTLEPLALSSPSPEEEAIIEGINRGDIVSSGAPQYSKDGTLNRNREDVSNNRRQRPGSRGDGTSTMDSHREDNSNDLKVKNCNYKDTDIIDKSTDLFLRDLKIGGIQEQQLLDDNDMDIEVSKNEELHHKHRDDSSQGSATHISGPWRSGAAAEEIQGSLHDWQDIKSEIPSQESNANNAVWPRSGANRDYDHERNAPGTVVSTSSEDGMRWHLHEALQVDTRRLKHHPSMGSNRMLATEGTYVDREKVAAREGIRHIPPEELSLFYKDPQGDIQGPFSGADMIGWYEAGYFGIDLPVRPESAPVDVPFKCLGDVMPHLRMKAKAPPGFGIPKLGDATDVTIANKFSIHAKGQGNIIDSGFELSQNEQKGKMDTLKAEKSFMESLINGTFKNPQPVEHVEGASLGFQGLSPGGTSLIATESGLDMNYGIGRRISPYHSVERQKSLPNLFPYGWSTGDTSSLAANSESMTDIGKSLPQFTAMTSDISHNISHGNQHGDVMSILQGVSDTNVVSPMNKAVNLWANYGDPQSRGNLGRGGLDIPRQDQVDMHHLQRFSPVQSVFPLQHQRQQQQHQPLMQHLMSPTLENRSGGVPLEQLLPSGLPQDPHTLNLIHHQQQQQLLLSQLQLRSQASLPSQASLLDQIFMLEQQKQQQQQLLPQALLEQIARQQRQEPSYDRAQAPGSVGNASADHGMFRQPSDPFMMNAKMPQHVPPQPSVIDNLFNLMNQQGSKGTNLSQQVELDGNLKLNQVASFTTPQTTVEFSQPSPVWGVAEQDKFDQIRASSFLPTCEILEKVSKEQQMLHQSGKGSSNDPLSNFSSELNSQVVPQVERIPTDSLSLRNADVTEKDAATTDMLMSSVSNPLVGYSTEQVMENMNRIEMEESMTLVIDEPIFQEKPARNDTQALVEINLIEAPEVKKSTEKRSRRQKSSKMSSERQKGQPDVINRHEVKQGTENSKEVTPNQTSEDTNSSSVLHDPVLQSPITQILPAPMSISSSGENLIIERIAAANVDLQSKNMVISSLSQRAWKPAPCPKPKSLLEIQEEEQKQKAESEKVVTEVAVLSAVTNLSTPWGGAVIGSEKPSREGQHDANVAAASVLHSGSGNLDNGFVRTRKSHLHDLLAEEVLAKTSQPILEPSVAANVEKPSELLPVSAVLLPPEVSAGDDSEFVEARESKKNRKRANKGKNAAVAKASTVASSEPPVSSVAVEKNKAARQIQQDKEVLSVPPSGPSLGDFLPWKTESSTSPPAPAWSVDVAKLTKTASLREIQKEQERKLALSMQSQQQVVAPPKVQASRSLSGNSSLWSVPKSATPTQSIAIPSSSSRSKPEDELFWGPVNPSKQEIERPEFPSLITGKSLTPKSSIAKASSGLSSSRKASAALVTANKSSDLPLSSSVKGKKQLVSKYSEAKDFHDWCEAELSRLIGNNDTKVLEYCLKQSTSEAEMLLVENLGSFDPEREFIDKVLKYKELLPADVIDMAFSQRDVQVLSSMHVQSQDANTTDIHSRRSNLESRSGRDSDIFAIDNDIDGSVRGGKKKGKKGKKVNPAVLGFSVESTTRIMKGEIQSADD